Below is a genomic region from Helianthus annuus cultivar XRQ/B chromosome 2, HanXRQr2.0-SUNRISE, whole genome shotgun sequence.
cccccgtgtattacatgagttgaataaatatgattttatataccaaataataaaaaaaatatatttaaaaaaactaacggattattttatatttaaagtaggataagattgaatgttaatctgaactaacggattttttttatatttaaagtaggataagattgaatattaatctttatttatttagttaatataagattgaaaaaccatatgattgaataggtgggaggttgtatgatgataaatcggttaactgtactgaatgataaagataatagtgattgttgaacaaattaattaatcgaatttaacagaaacatttgtgatgttaggtggattttttttttaattatttgaaagttaatatcaactttggaattcgtatgaattcttattagatttgattaaatattattgataataaaaatttgtattagattagattttagatttgattaaatatatatatatatatatttttttgaacggtcaacaaactcaatcccgggCACTcttggggcacccactggacaaacggagtactccgagagtaacccgagtccaccaccaatttcgaggaaaacccgataacccacccggccgtaggcacgacagtaaaattaccggtaaaacccgtttgtctcaaggatccaacccaagTTTCTCTGGGTCttctatcattgcccaccagtgcctcactctgcaccaagtgggagtcgaacctgcatctctcaagagaaatgcaagtcctccaccacttgatctagggataataataaaaatttgtattaatttagattaaatattattattattagtattattaataattttaatcaattaaatgagagaatgacaagtgttctaaatcaggtttcttttattatatagtatagatataaatTTAAATGTTTATGATTTATCTTTAAAATACTGTAACATTTGATTAACTACGTAAGCTATTGAAACGATTAGTTAATAATTATCTCTCATACTTTTCATATGAAAATTtgtttaatttagattaaatattattattattattattattattaattttaatcaattaaatgagagaatgacaagtgtcccaaatcaagtttcttttattatatagtatatagattTATGTTTAccaaatttcaaaaataattgtttaaagcatataattttataataaagtatttatttattttttcaaatTTCATTTTCAAACATGTAATTTAGATAACTAGGTTTTCCCCCACGCTACGCGGCAGGAATTTGACGTTTTTTTATGTGGTATGCGACATGACTTGATCGTTATCGGCTTAACTCATTGGAAACCATAAAAGCGAATATCGATACCGAGATTTTCCCCGGCACTACACGGCGGGAGTATGATCGGTTTTCTCTCGTGTTATGCGACGTAACTTTGGACATTATCGGCTCGAATCATCGGAAAACTATAAGTGTGAGGATCAATAAAAGTGAATATTGATATTGGTCCCGATAAtaccaattaataaaaataaatttaggTTTTTCCCATCGCGCTATGCGGCAGAGGTTTGATCGTTTTTCCCCCATACTACGCGACGTAAGTTTGGTGGCTATCAGCTCTACTCATTGGATACCATAACAAAGATTGATAAAAGCGAATATAAATATTGGTTCCGAAAAAAAAGCTACTAAAAGTCAAAAaccacacacaaaaaaaaaaagaatagtgTTCCTAAGACCTTTCATTATTAGTTATATGTATAAATTATTTCCGCATTGTATAGGCTTTACAAGTGAAAAGCATAAAGTTTTTTGGTAAAGTAAGACTACATAGAGTCATGGGCAATGGTATGAGGGCAAAGCTCTGCCATATAAGCACCACATAGAAAGTGGAGGCTTTTCCCTTCACATAAAAAAAGGAAAGCAATGGTGTTGTGAGCAAAGGGTAACGACAAAAACTCAAATCAGGCATGTTGAATGCTTGGTCAAAGGGGCAACGTCGTGTAGAATCCCACAATGGGAAGAGGCAATGCCTCAAAAAGATGGTGGCAGGGTGGAATGGAGGGACTTGTCCTCCCTTCTCAACACCCCCATTCTGTATGGTCTAACGTTTATTCTTCAATAGGTTAAAACCTCTTTCTTACACAAGTGAAATAAGTTTTTTTAAGTTATAataactaggattgcgacccgccgcaatgcggcggggatacTTTAGTTATAATTAAGTCGATCAAGGACcagcacgttatgttaaacctgacaaacggagaaaaatagacgatataaaaacgttcacccacacacgcatgctacgtcgtgttaactcgcaaaatttagaacgaaatgtaaaaacgttaaaccaaagacgcacttTGCGATGTGTTacgtcacaaaatttagaaccaagcataaagcaaAAAAATTgcagaaaatgaaaactataaacgatcaaagttgaaaataaaaagttatgaggatagattgcaaaagataaaaagttttgggttaaaagtaaaaaaaaaacaaatagttttgggttaaaagtaatttatgaaatacttttgggtgaaaagttaaaaaaaatcaattttttttagaaaacccccaaagccaacgttatgACAACCAcatgcataaccatttttctttgaaaCCTCACAAAGCACACCCCgtgttgcggcggggcgtaaaacggtgtcaaatagtactaatgtcacacaaccgtcatcgaccaccaacactgactcgacctaggatatgcgtgttgcgacgaacctgtcaaacatggaaaaatagaggtaaaaacattgaaccacagaTGTAcattgcgtcgtattaactcgaaaaaattagacctatacgtaaaacgaaaatttgcgaaagataaaaagtataagtgataaaagttgtgaagttaaattgcaaataatgaaaagttttgggttaaagttaaaaaaacaaattatgtagggttaaaattgaaaaaaggtaaaaactttgagttaaaattaaaaaatcaagtttttttggAAATACTCCCAAAGCACAAATTACAACTCATGATTGCACAAAACACTTGCaaacttatatatggaataatatatCATATGTTTCTCAAGTAGGTATATTTCTCAAGTACGGTTTATAAAAATTTAAAGaacatgtttttttttgtaaTCATATTATTTACCAAATTAACGAAAATCATTATTATGCAATAGGATAAATAGGATAGAGATGAAGTAAATCAAAATCTAGATTTCACGAAGTTGGCACGTGACATCCAATATTTAATAGGAGAGAGAAGTCGGAAAACCAACTGTTAGATGGCCTACAAAGTTGACACGTGTTCtccattatttttatttattaaatatagaAGAAGAAGATATCATATTCAtgagggttattggattttaataatcacaAGTTTCATCTATTGATCTATTGACTGAGATTAATTTCAACTAATGAAATGTTTAAAGACAGTCGTAACTTGGAACGTAGTTTCCTCCAACAATCCCATAGTTGTAACCCTGGTGAAAATTTCGaactttcaaaaactttttcttttggAAGTATTTCGTTAACCAATATTCAAACAGAATCAGTTTAACGTAACGTACATTCTGAGACAAGGATATAAGTtacacataccctaaataccaTTTATATAACTTGGATATTAAGTTTGAGGGGTTAGAAATAGCAAAAATACGATATTACAAGTCCAGGGGCCAAATCTGTCAAAAACCAAACTTTATTTCTGCAAAGGGCTTACAAACCGTAAGgccaaagcccatacggtccgtaagggaccccCAGTGGCAGAATTTTTGCTTGGCCTCCAAGTCCAATTGACCATGCTCATTTCTTGACACCTAGCTCGTTATTGCCACCTTCCTTCTGGTTCTAACACTAGGGCTGGCAATTgggtacctgttaagacacgattagacctgtttgactgaaaaatacaccttttgacttttttaatttttaaaataattaaaattacaatgttaggatctatcatttattcttctttgtacataaaacataaaactgttttataaacatgaggtagaaagtagttaaacgagtcgtaatcatgtttgaaacttatgCTGTGCACGCCGTCAGAaacctgttaaacctgttaagacacgatttgccagcaCTATCTAACACCTCAGTAGGCACTTGTGATCAGCCTAGAACATATGGCAACACTTGGCAACATCCGATTGTTATGGGTGGAATTTTGAACCTATATCCTGATAATATATCATGACTTTATGTTTCTAATCTGCAACCGGATACCgaaccaggatattggtaacatccttgCAGAAGTATCTTGTTCGTTACTAATGGTTTGTTTGTATACTTCAGTTGCAAGGGACCAACGTTAACAGGGACCAGGTCTACCTGAAGACTCGCTCAAAGTGGTTGAAAGGTGAACATTAATAGCGGATGAAGAGGTCTACAATGGTCACAAGGGGATATTCCCCGTATCCCGGAATTATAGGATATTCAGTTAGAATTTAAAAACTATATAAAAGGATGCCGAATCATTAGAACAACACATGTAATCTCGTACACACACTGATTACTTGCTATATTCACGACCATTCACTCACATCTCacaatcattgtaacacttaaAGCTGATCCGTGCATTATCTTGAAGCTGTATCCTGGCATTTCAATCAATAAGAAGAACAAAGGCAGCTTGCAGTTGTCAGCAGCTCCTGAGGTCTtgtgtgccggcgatctagatagATCAAGGGGTTTCCtcgctttcctcgtacatcctgtGTCAATCTTTACTTTTATTGTTCATTACTTGATAATTGATATAGTTTGATATCTTGAAactatatcctgaaactgttttcttTATTAATCAACTTAATACATTTTAGCAAATCTCTATAGCACCCTACCTCACAAACtaaatttgatcacttaattgcttcgataatttttgaccaaaacaatttggcgcctaGCGTGGGGCAAGTGGTGTTATTTCTATTCAAAACTTTGTTAAAATCATTAATCGGTTTTTTGTTCTCAAAACTTTTTACAAACCTGTTTTCAATGGACTCGCAATCAAACTTGAGCTCTTCTTCAATGCCTACTTCCACCTCTGCTGCGACTGGTTCATTGCCTCTTCCACATCCACAAGTTCAAACTTCCCAAAGGAGAAATGAAAGCCAAACACCTCGAGACGCTTCTGATGCTCAGAATGTTTCTGGATCTGGAGTTTCAGGACGAACTCCTGTCTTTGCTTCTAATGATGAGATTTTGTCTTTGTTTGGTAGCATACATGATCAAATGAAAAAGCAGCAGGAAACCAACCAGGTTATAATGAaggagatacaactcttgaagtcaaACTCCAAGAAACCTGCTGAGGATGCAGCTACTCCTATACAGCCCAGGATGTTGAACTTTAGCTCGGCAGCATTCACCGAAGATAATCAAGGCAACATGATACCGAGTCATTAACGGCTTTTACGTGTCCTTTCCTTGGTCCAACCCCATTTTTCCATGCACCCACTTTTGCAATTCAACCTTGCATGTTATTTTATATCTTTATAGTTTTCTTTTAGTTTGTTTACTGAGTTTGTGTAGCTTACGCTAGTGGATGGTTGTTTACATCATGACCACGTATTTATCTTATGTTTAGTTATGCTTGTAAGCCTTTATAAAGGGCTTGAGTTTTATGAGTAAAAAAAAGTCAACGAAATGATGAATTAGTCTTCGAATCTTACTCTAAAATTCTTCAAGTTCTTGTGTTATTTCTTTGGACCCTTTGAGTAACGATTCAGTTCGTATCACTGAAGTGGGCAATTTGACTAGTGAACCGGTAGAGTGGCCGATTCAATTAGTAATAGAAATGAAACTTAGATGAACAATAAGTTGGTGTGAAGAAGTCTTGAGCAAATTTTGTTTTACATAGGTCTTGTTGACTATTACATATAAGTATATAACCATTTTCTTATTACCATATaacatttatttttttgttttcaacataataatatatatttaaaatcagTTATACtataatttattatatatataaacatgaGAAGCCACATGTTTAAATCATTGTACATTTTAATATGAGTTAAAGTTAAATAAAAATTTAATAAGAGTAAACAAGAACTTTTGAAAAGGATGGTAGAATGGATATGGAATACTTGTAAAGACAGAAACATAAAGTTGCCCATAATGGAGGTTAAGAAGCCTTCCATAACCTTTCCAAGGTATCAAACACTTCTTATCTACCCCTAATTCCCATATCTCCATTTGTCACTACATTCATTCTCTTTCAATCACACCATGACAGACCAGCAGCGAACCGCCTTCCGTTTTCGGGTTCCGCGGTTGAGACCCTCCGTCCCACCTCCTCGCACCACTGCTGCCACCACCCGAACCTCTACAAGAAATCCACCCGTTCGGCCCCCAACCCAACCATCAACAACACAACCTACACCATCAACTCGGCCTCCGGGTACACCCCCTACTCCACCACCCGTTGTACCATCacctgcaccaccaccaccaccacccgttGTACCATCGGCTGCACCACCACCACGACCCGTTGTACCATCGCCTGCACCACCACCACGACCCGTTGTaccatcaacatcatcatcacaaccaccaccacaaaaACCACCCGCAGCACTGCCAGTACCACAAGaaccaacatcatcatcatcatcaccaccaccaccacaaaaacCAACCGCATCACCACAAGTACCACAAAAACCACCCCCATCACCACAAAAACAACCTACATTATCACCACAACCACAAAAACAAACcgcatcaccaccaccaccacaagaACCACTTgcatcaccaccactgccacaAAAACCACCTGCATCACCACCAACACCGTCTGTTGGATCTCTAGGCAATGTCTCGGCTCCACCACCAGTTgaaccatcaccatcaccaccaccacaagaTGAACCAGCCTCCATGGCACCTACATCAAAACAAGCTACACCACCTTCTTCACCATCTCACCCCGGTGTCTCAACTAAACCGCCATCCCCATCCACAACATTACAACCCACCTCTCAACCGTCATCTCCGCAGCATGTACACCCATCTGATAACCATCAAATAACATCCATGGAGCAATCAAGTGAGCATTCTGATTCAGAATCACATACACAACACAATCATCATGACAACCATGAAGCCAGTAGCACAACCAGCAATGTTCCAAACACACCCGAAACCAAACCAATGCTTTCACACCCACATGACATAATCCCAGTACCAGAATCTCCTAAAAACCGTAAACCAGACGGGCCACAAACCATGCATACAAACCTGCCAGATCAACTCTTTAACGAAAAACCCGCGATTATTACACTTGCAGGCGATAATAGAGGGACAACCATGCATATAGGTTCTGGTGCAACGAAACGAGAAAAGTCGATCCATATTCTCAGAAGGTATAAAGCCAACCCTGAAGAAAGCACAGACACTGTTACTGACGACGAAGAAGAAAAGGAGAATGATTCAAAACCCGATGAAAACGAAGAAAAATCTTCATACATCAACTGCAACATTCAGGGTATCAACAACTCGATGGTGTTCAATTGCTCGATTACAGAAAGGAGTCCTGGAGTTCATTTCGGGTCGTGTAACGAGAATGTGAAGAAACCGAAAAGGATGTATATAAAGTCAACTGATATGAAGAAACTCAAAGTCAACGGTATGCCGTCACAGAAGCAGACAGTTAGAAGGAGGTGTCTTAGAGGTCTGTTCATGGAGTCGAGCGAGTCTGACCCGAATGATCCACATACGCCTAGGCGTCATGGCTGCCGTTATGTTCCGGGAGATAAAAGTAACAAAGATGACAAAACGGATGTTGTTTGATttaatttgcaaaaaaaaaaaaaaaaaaaaaaaaaaactgtaaaGAATAAGTATGATATTACATGTACCCATGTGTTTTCTTGCATACATTTGTTCTTTGAATTGAAAACATAACACGAAAGAAACTATTTACGACTCTTTAAAAGCATTTTAAATTCATGATAACACGCGGGTCACAGGAGCGTTTAACAAAGTTTTTTATTCACATGCTGGTTTCGTGTCAAAACTGCTTAAGCATATTGCAAATGCCTGAAAAGTAGACAACGGGTAGCGATAATCCATAGTAAATATATCTTTCCCGATTTTCCCAAACTGAAGAACCACATCATCTTGTTGACCTGTACTTTGATCATTTAACGGCGGGTCAACGGCCAGCTGGAAATTCTTGACAGATGCTACAGTAACACGCCCTTTGAAATTTAAACACCAACACTGCAGTTGCTCGTGCCACCTAGGCGCTTTGTTTTTCAAAACCAGTGCTTCTTTTCGGTTTGAAGCTGCGAAAAAATGTGAGAATTCGTCTGTAAATGTCGGTGGGGTAGGGGCGGTCCCGTCTGTTTGAACTGCAGAGGAAGGGATTGTGTTCATGGTGCATCGCATTCTTCTTGGTCCTTTGGTTCGTAGAAAATTAAGCTCGTACGATATGTTGACCACTTTAGATTTGACCGTTGGTAATACCCCACATGTTACCGTCTTTATGCCAAATTTAGAATTCGACGGGATTAGAGGGTCGAAAGGTGGTTGATCATCGTAAATGACAAACTTGGTGCCAAGAAAATTGGAACTGGTCATTAATAACATCAGTCGGTATGCAAAACGGAAGAAAAgtttaaatgggtcaaaatgagtTCGGGTCAGAATGggcaagtttttaaacgggtcaaaatagataTTTTTCTCCATGTTCCTTCCATCTAGAAAATTAATGtattaaataaatttataaattttatattattcaaaaattcaaaactaacataaaatatatttttttttgaataaaacgATTTTAGGAGGTCATAAATTTTGAAGTACAAGGTAACTGGCCGCCAACCCATTTGATCCGTTAGAGGTAAAATATAACCCGAATCAACCCAATATTATATAAATGGGTTACA
It encodes:
- the LOC118484925 gene encoding ctenidin-1-like gives rise to the protein MEAGSSCGGGDGDGSTGGGAETLPRDPTDGVGGDAGGFCGSGGDASGSCGGGGDAVCFCGCGDNVGCFCGDGGGFCGTCGDAVGFCGGGGDDDDDVGSCGTGSAAGGFCGGGCDDDVDGTTGRGGGAGDGTTGRGGGAADGTTGGGGGGAGDGTTGGGVGGVPGGRVDGVGCVVDGWVGGRTGGFLVEVRVVAAVVRGGGTEGLNRGTRKRKAVRCWSVMV
- the LOC110915884 gene encoding sporozoite surface protein 2-like; translation: MAPTSKQATPPSSPSHPGVSTKPPSPSTTLQPTSQPSSPQHVHPSDNHQITSMEQSSEHSDSESHTQHNHHDNHEASSTTSNVPNTPETKPMLSHPHDIIPVPESPKNRKPDGPQTMHTNLPDQLFNEKPAIITLAGDNRGTTMHIGSGATKREKSIHILRRYKANPEESTDTVTDDEEEKENDSKPDENEEKSSYINCNIQGINNSMVFNCSITERSPGVHFGSCNENVKKPKRMYIKSTDMKKLKVNGMPSQKQTVRRRCLRGLFMESSESDPNDPHTPRRHGCRYVPGDKSNKDDKTDVV
- the LOC110915892 gene encoding tubby-like F-box protein 5 isoform X2, translated to MPFKCLVGGDTEEGITENKLRNRTQKKNMLSRGRSHIAPVNYDSSTLTPPLINTGGWENLPPELLLDIINRVEAGKTTWPSRRDVVACAAVCRLWRLTIKQVVKTPEQCGLLTFPVSLKQPGPRGEPIQCFIRRDRAASTYRLYLGLSPALAGDASKLLLAARKVRKATGTDFLISLAANEFSRASNTYVGVLSSNFLGTKFVIYDDQPPFDPLIPSNSKFGIKTVTCGVLPTVKSKVVNISYELNFLRTKGPRRMRCTMNTIPSSAVQTDGTAPTPPTFTDEFSHFFAASNRKEALVLKNKAPRWHEQLQCWCLNFKGRVTVASVKNFQLAVDPPLNDQSTGQQDDVVLQFGKIGKDIFTMDYRYPLSTFQAFAICLSSFDTKPACE